GAAGTTGGCTTTCAAGAGATTTTTCTTCGGCTAGTATGGAGGCATTCGGTTGGGACATTCTCAAGTCTCGGAGTTGGTTCTAAATAAGCCTATCTTGCTACAGATCTCCCCAATGTTGATTGAATGCTATCTACTTAGATCATTCCCCACTCTTTTCAGCCTACTTCAAAAGTTCAGGTTAATTGAGTCTTACAAGGTCCTCCATAATACTCGTTTGCATTCATCATTTTTGGTCCATGAAGTTTTAAAAAGGAATTACTTCTTTTTCCATCTACTACTAGAGTGGATCTCCTGTGTTAAAGACTAGAGGGCAATGATCTGGTTCGGTCCAAGCTATATCTTCTGCCTTAAAATGTGGGTATTTGTTACACAAATCCGTGGTTGCCATCATACGGTTAATTTGTTCTCTTATAGGATCATTTCCATCTCTATTATTTGACCAAGTGAACCACATTCTTTCAAACCCCAAGTTGTTCAGATTAGATATCatgttggaatttttttttttgttcatttggtGGATGTTTCATGGGGCACCTCCGCTTTTATCGCCATCATGGCCGGTTTCATTGAAATCTCCACAAACAGATTGATTATCCAAGCTAGTGAGAGTGTTCCATGAGATGTCTCTTAATCTAGCTTTAGGTTCCCCATAGAATAAAATCAACAGAAAAACAATTTTGGAAACAACATTGTCGTCTCACTCTGTCCTTTTCCTGTGCAGTCGTGGTCTCATAGAGGAAAATAATGTCGGTTTATGAGTTTGTGTTTCAGACGAAGGAACAAGAATATCAACTTGTAGAGCTAGAAGGCAAGCAAATTATATGATTGTATCAAATGATATTGGAGAAATAAAAGATAAACAAATTATTACAGAACCTGGATTGAAATAAGTAGGAAAATCCACAAAGCAAGCGTACACAATCTTAAGAGTCATTATTAATAATACATAGACACATATTTGTTAAATAGTTACACTTGCATTTAGTGGTTTGCAAAATCAAATCACCAATCGCTTTGATAAATTTTCATATGCAAGCGTTTCTGAGCATAATTCACCAGCTTCTCAATCTCCTTGGCGTTCTCAATTTGGCCATCATGGTTGCAATCCGCTTCTTTCATCCCTTGACGTGCTTTCCACCATCCAAACTTAACTCTCAGGCTATGCAGTGCCTCTTTCAGCTCTTCCTGGTTGATCCGCCCGTCGTGATCCGCATCGAAACGCCGTAGCCATGCTTTGAATTCATCCACCGTCATTTCGTTGCTTGGTTGGACATCGATACACCGCATGATCGCCATGCCTCTGATAATTCTAATGAAAGAACTGTATGTGCTTTTTATGGTGCCAATCTACCATGAGATGCTTGAAAAGATTGATTTTAGTGGCAAACAGAATAATCTAATAGCCATGGGTGGC
This window of the Gossypium arboreum isolate Shixiya-1 chromosome 12, ASM2569848v2, whole genome shotgun sequence genome carries:
- the LOC108479057 gene encoding uncharacterized protein LOC108479057, with amino-acid sequence MAIMRCIDVQPSNEMTVDEFKAWLRRFDADHDGRINQEELKEALHSLRVKFGWWKARQGMKEADCNHDGQIENAKEIEKLVNYAQKRLHMKIYQSDW